The following coding sequences are from one Alosa alosa isolate M-15738 ecotype Scorff River chromosome 13, AALO_Geno_1.1, whole genome shotgun sequence window:
- the LOC125305738 gene encoding zinc-binding protein A33-like — MASMLSNQIKCAICFEDFKNPVSLPCDHTYCKQCVTAYIRRTGPGLCLCPECRGPFQREDLRDCRLLANITRAARDTLEAGRPQRSSDRRTREEATGVVDALLCPEHQEKLKLFCMTDEKLVCIVCRDSDRHQRHHFTPVTEAAVIYKEELKASLDFVYTERNELCDLKLKQTDEIRKTKDKSKGQHDQITAQFAMIYEFLRQRERVAREQVDRQERSALEPLQRSEAAIAGRLRETERLEESLESGLDKANPDAFLQVWSSLLSWKWSSVVIRGYCEDLSSMYKSRTAGLKVLLDRFTLGPYESYTPIFIWREMLRCLTQALDVFVRVYPNMNLFLSCNAGQQAISQAVFTRPKKLDGGYWEDCMESLQTGQRYWEVDVGQEANWQLGLRVKAHPQCRATSTWGEVWSEVWSSLVSAPKPREVALLLKNNVVFVLRETGEEVQVDLPDRPWRIGVYLDCDRRQVTFCNVDNTSVIYTVWCSP, encoded by the exons ATGGCCTCCATGCTGTCCAATCAAATTAAGTGCGCTATATGTTTTGAGGACTTTAAAAATCCGGTGAGCCTGCCATGCGACCACACTTACTGCAAGCAGTGTGTTACGGCTTACATCCGTAGGACTGGTCCTGGGCTGTGCCTGTGTCCAGAATGCCGGGGTCCATTTCAGAGGGAAGACCTGAGAGACTGCCGACTTCTGGCAAACATCACCCGTGCTGCGAGAGACACCCTGGAGGCCGGTCGACCCCAGAGGAGCTCTGACAGACGGACGAGGGAGGAGGCCACAGGAGTGGTCGACGCGCTGCTCTGTCCCGAACACCAGGAGAAACTCAAGCTCTTCTGCATGACTGATGAGAAGCTGGTGTGCATCGTCTGCAGGGACAGCGACAGGCACCAACGGCACCATTTCACACCTGTGACTGAGGCTGCCGTCATCTACAAG GAAGAACTGAAGGCATCTTTGGACTTTGTGTATACAGAGAGGAATGAATTGTGTGACCTAAAGCTGAAACAGACAGACGAGATCAGGAAAACGAAG GATAAGTCAAAAGGACAACATGACCAGATCACAGCCCAGTTTGCGATGATATACGAGTTCCTTCGGCAGCGGGAGAGGGTGGCGAGGGAGCAGGTGGACAGGCAGGAGCGGAGTGCCCTGGAACCCTTGCAGAGGAGTGAGGCCGCCATCGCTGGGAGGCTGAGGGAGACCGAGAGGCTGGAGGAGAGCCTGGAGTCTGGCCTGGACAAGGCCAATCCCGATGCTTTTCTGCAGGTATGGAGTTCTCTCCTCAGCTGGAAGTGGTCATCTGTGGTCATCAGAGGTTACTGTGAAGATCTGTCAAG CATGTATAAGTCCAGGACTGCTGGTCTCAAGGTTCTGCTTGATCGCTTCACCCTTGGGCCTTATGAATCCTACACACCCATCTTCATCTGGAGGGAGATGCTCAGGTGCTTGACGCAAG CTCTGGACGTCTTCGTCAGAGTTTACCCCAACATGAACCTATTCCTCAGTTGCAACGCTGGGCAGCAGGCCATTAGCCAGGCTGTGTTCACCAGGCCAAAGAAGCTGGATGGGGGCTACTGGGAGGACTGCATGGAGAGCCTGCAAACTGGCCAGCGCTACTGGGAAGTGGACGTGGGCCAGGAGGCCAACTGGCAGTTGGGCCTGAGAGTGAAAGCCCATCCACAATGCAGAGCAACGTCTACTTGGGGAGAGGTGTGGTCAGAGGTGTGGTCATCGTTGGTGTCGGCCCCCAAACCAAGGGAGGTGGCTCTGCTTCTGAAGAACAATGTCGTATTTGTGCTCCGGGAGACTGGGGAAGAAGTGCAGGTGGACCTGCCTGACAGGCCCTGGAGGATCGGCGTGTACCTGGATTGCGACAGACGACAAGTCACGTTCTGCAATGTTGACAACACATCAGTCATTTATACTGTCTGGTGTAGTCCTTGA
- the LOC125306203 gene encoding nuclear factor 7, brain-like, translating to MASPLALEIQCPVCLCDFTDPVILPCEHSFCRTCIAGHVNASIGPVMCPQCRQPFSSTDIKESRLLRNIIESLKVHLNTSPGQAEPPRAPRPQGDLVCEEHDERLKLFCVTDQKLACTICKEQDKHQGHIFKPVKEAAEKNKGELKGALGFIMKENQSLHDLSQHQLAEIAKCEKRSDGLKAQVFSQFAALHQFLRKKEKELQTELEQKKIRSVAAMQRKLSDIQGKAVDGGEKEVILRTALEIPRPDHFLQWWEDKGYPVTEGMKDKQEKKFRSKVKSLVVTPDSMSMGPYESHLPLFVWKEMLQTIKPGPEHLSMKDPGDSYLKLSPEGHSIRQVHRGSGMYKTYNPGTSTNQTFKTGRHYCELDVGGKQNWSVGLKVEMTTELQLPEKEIQLHLKNGSYVFSHDGTETPVSNAPKDPPRRIGLYLDCDRQQVSFYNADTMSLIHSSFCSFLQPCSISVCPGLYLDGKNANPVTFCWY from the exons ATGGCTTCACCATTGGCTTTGGAGATTCAGTGTCCAGTGTGTCTATGCGACTTTACCGATCCGGTGATCCTCCCCTGCGAGCACTCATTCTGCCGCACCTGCATCGCCGGTCACGTCAACGCCAGCATCGGCCCTGTCATGTGCCCTCAGTGCAGGCAACCCTTTTCCTCGACGGACATCAAGGAGAGCCGACTCCTCCGGAACATCATTGAGAGCCTCAAGGTCCACCTAAACACCTCGCCGGGGCAGGCCGAGCCTCCGAGGGCTCCACGGCCACAGGGCGACCTGGTGTGTGAAGAGCACGACGAGAGGCTGAAGCTGTTCTGTGTGACCGATCAGAAGCTGGCCTGCACCATCTGTAAGGAGCAGGACAAACACCAGGGACACATATTCAAACCTGTGAAGGAGGCCGCCGAGAAAAACAAG GGTGAACTGAAAGGAGCTCTGGGATTTATAATGAAAGAAAACCAAAGCCTCCATGACCTCAGCCAACACCAACTCGCTGAGATTGCCAAGTGTGAG AAGAGGTCTGATGGTCTTAAGGCTCAAGTCTTCTCTCAGTTTGCGGCCCTGCATCAGTTTCTGCGGAAAAAGGAGAAGGAGCTGCAGACAGAGCTGGAGCAGAAGAAGATAAGATCTGTGGCAGCCATGCAGCGCAAACTTTCTGATATCCAGGGGAAAGCAGTCGATGGCGGAGAGAAGGAGGTGATCCTTAGGACAGCACTGGAGATCCCCAGACCAGATCATTTCCTGCAG TGGTGGGAAGACAAAGGATATCCTGTAACAGAGGGGATGAAAGACAAACAGGAGAAAAA GTTCAGGTCAAAGGTGAAGAGCCTGGTGGTGACTCCTGACTCCATGTCAATGGGCCCCTATGAGTCTCACCTGCCCTTGTTTGTGTGGAAGGAGATGCTGCAGACCATCAAACCAG GCCCGGAGCATCTGAGCATGAAAGATCCAGGAGACTCCTACCTCAAACTGTCCCCAGAAGGCCACAGCATTCGCCAGGTGCACAGGGGTAGCGGCATGTATAAAACCTACAACCCCGGCACCAGCACCAACCAAACCTTTAAGACTGGCCGACACTACTGCGAGCTGGACGTGGGGGGGAAGCAGAACTGGAGCGTCGGCCTTAAGGTGGAAATGACAACAGAGCTTCAGCTGCCAGAGAAGGAAATCCAGCTCCACCTTAAGAACGGCAGCTACGTCTTTTCCCATGATGGGACTGAGACCCCCGTTTCAAATGCCCCGAAGGATCCCCCCCGGAGGATTGGCCTGTACCTGGACTGTGACAGGCAGCAGGTGTCCTTCTATAATGCAGACACCATGAGTCTCATCCACTCGTCCTTCTGTAGTTTCCTACAGCCATGCTCCATCAGTGTGTGTCCAGGCCTCTACCTGGATGGGAAAAACGCCAACCCAGTCACATTCTGCTGGTACTAA